The following are encoded together in the Lathyrus oleraceus cultivar Zhongwan6 chromosome 3, CAAS_Psat_ZW6_1.0, whole genome shotgun sequence genome:
- the LOC127127356 gene encoding regulatory-associated protein of TOR 1 isoform X3, with product MALGDLMASRFSQSTVLIVPNHHDDSTATAFSSSASAAALNDDNDITSVPHRRDSEFAATSSSSTAAYVNAATTMAYLPQTNFFNELRHDAFELELPKGPSDSGLVSKWRPKDKMKTGCVALVLCLNISVDPPDVIKISPCARMECWIDPFSMAPQKALDLIGKSLTSQYERWQPKARYKCQLDPTLEEVKKLCTTCRRYAKSERVLFHYNGHGVPKPTPNGEIWVFNKSYTQYIPLPIRDLDSWLKTPSIYVFDCSAAGKIVNSFIELHEWSVSNSSGSPRDCIMLAACEAHETLPQSVEFPADVFTACLTTPIKMALRWFCTRSLLRDSFDYSLIDKIPGRPNDRKTLLGELNWIFTAVTDTIAWNVLPHDLFQRLFRQDLLVASLFRNFLLAERIMRSANCTPVSHPTLPPTHQHHMWDAWDMAAELCLSQLPLLVEDPNAEFQPSTFFTEQLTAFEVWLDHGSEHKKPPEQLPIVLQVLLSQCHRFRALVLLGRFLDMGPWAVDLALSVGIFPYVLKLLQTTTPELRQILVFIWTKVLALDKSCQTDLVKDGGHIYFMKFLDSLEAYPEQRAMAAFVLAVIVDGHRRGQEACIEAGLSHVCLKHLESSSPNDSQTEPLFLQWLCLCLGKLWEEFTEGKIIGLQGHATSIFSPLLSEPQPEVRASAVFALGTLVDVGFDSCRSGGGDEECDDDDKFRAEVSIVRSLLSVASDGSPLVRAEVAVALARFAFGHNKHLKSLAAAYWKPQTNSLINSLPSLANIKDTGGGYPKQSQHMAHGSIVSPQIGPLRVGSDNSKVIRDGRVSSSSPLASSGIMHGSPLSDNSSHHSDSGILNDGFSNGVVNNFGPKPLDNALYSQCVLAMCTLAKDPSPRVGNLGRRVLSIIGIEQVVAKPAKPSGVRTIEATISPSLARSSSWFDMNGGHLPLTFRTPPVSPPRTSYIAGMRRVCSLEFRPHLMTSPDTGLANPLLGSGGASGTFDRSFLPQSNIYNWSCGHFSKPLLTAADDSEEVLAKREEREKFALEHIVKCQHSAVSRLTNPIAKWDIKGTQTALLQPFSPIVVAVDENERIRIWNHEEATLLNSFDNHDFPDKGISKLCLVNELDDSLLLAASSDGNVRVWKDYSLRGKQKLVTAFSSIHNHKPGVRSLNAVVDWQQQSGYLYASGEMSSIMLWDLDKEQLVNTIPSSSECSVSALAASQVHGGQFAAGFIDGSVRLYDVRTPEMIVCGLRPHTQRVEKVMGIGFQPGLDPGKLVSASQAGDIQFLDIRNHSSAYLTIEAHRGSLTALAVHRHAPIIASGSAKQLIKVFSLEGDQLGTIRYYPTLMAQKIGSVSCLNFHPYQLLLAAGAADACVCIYADDNTQAR from the exons ATGGCATTGGGAGATTTAATGGCATCACGCTTTTCTCAATCAACTGTCCTCATAGTTCCTAATCACCACGACGATTCCACCGCTACTGCTTTTTCCTCATCCGCCTCCGCCGCCGCTTTAAACGATGACAACGATATCACTTCCGTTCCTCATCGGCGTGATTCCGAATTCGCTGCTACAAGTAGCAGTAGCACCGCCGCTTATGTTAACGCTGCTACTACCATGGCGTATCTACCGCAGACTAATTTCTTTAATGAGCTTCGTCACGATGCATTTGAACTTGAGCTTCCTAAAGGTCCTTCCGATAGTGGTTTGGTCTCGAAATGGCGGCCGAAGGATAAA ATGAAGACAGGATGTGTAGCTCTAGTATTATGTTTAAACATCAGTGTTGATCCACCAGATGTAATAAAGATATCCCCTTGTGCCAGAATGGAGTGTTGGATAG ATCCTTTTTCTATGGCACCACAAAAGGCATTAGATTTGATTGGGAAATCTTTGACCAGTCAGTATGAAAGATGGCAACCAAAG GCACGCTATAAGTGTCAACTTGATCCAACATTGGAAGAGGTGAAAAAGCTTTGTACTACATGTCGTAGATATGCAAAGTCAGAAAGAGTTTTGTTCCATTACAATGGCCATGGTGTGCCAAAGCCAACTCCTAATGGTGAAATTTGGGTTTTCAATAAG AGTTATACGCAGTATATCCCTTTACCAATCAGGGACCTTGATTCCTGGCTGAAGACCCCATCAATTTATGTTTTTGATTGCTCTGCGGCTGGTAAAATTGTGAATTCCTTCATTGAG CTTCATGAGTGGAGTGTTTCTAACTCTTCTGGGTCTCCAAGGGATTGCATTATGCTCGCAGCATGTGAAGCACATGAGACGTTGCCCCAGAGTGTAGAATTCCCAGCTGATGTATTTACAGCTTGTCTTACAACACCAATAAAGATGGCATTGCGATG GTTTTGCACTCGTTCATTACTTCGCGACTCGTTTGATTATTCACTTATAGACAAGATCCCTGGCCGTCCAAATGACCGAAAGACACTTCTGGGTGAATTGAATTGGATCTTTACAGCAGTAACTGATACAATTGCTTGGAATGTTCTTCCTCATG ATCTTTTTCAGAGACTGTTCAGACAGGATTTGCTTGTTGCAAGTTTGTTTCGAAATTTTCTACTAGCTGAGCGAATCATGCGATCCGCAAATTGTACTCCCGTCTCTCACCCAACGTTACCACCAACCCATCAGCATCATATGTG GGATGCATGGGACATGGCTGCCGAGCTCTGCCTTTCTCAACTTCCTTTATTAGTTGAGGATCCTAATGCAGAATTTCAG CCTAGTACATTTTTCACTGAGCAGTTAACAGCATTTGAAGTCTGGCTTGACCATGGTTCTGAGCATAAGAAACCACCCGAACAGTTGCCTATAGTACTTCAG GTTTTACTTAGTCAATGTCATCGATTTCGTGCCTTAGTACTCCTAGGAAGATTCCTTGATATGGGCCCATGGGCTGTGGATCTG GCATTATCTGTTGGAATCTTCCCTTATGTTTTGAAGCTGTTGCAAACAACCACACCAGAACTACGTCAGATTCTTGTATTCATATGGACAAAGGTTCTTGCACTTGACAAG TCATGCCAGACTGATCTAGTGAAGGACGGAGGTCACATCTATTTTATGAAGTTCCTTGATAGCTTGGAGGCATACCCAGAACAACGTGCAATGGCTGCTTTTGTTTTAGCGGTGATTGTGGATGGTCATAGAAGAGGCCAAGAAGCTTGTATTGAAGCTGGTTTGAGCCATGTTTGCTTAAAGCACCTTGAGAGTTCATCTCCTAATGATTCTCAGACTGAGCCCCTTTTCCTTCAGTGGCTTTGCCTGTGTCTGGGGAAGTTGTGGGAAGAATTCACAGAGGGAAAAATAATCGGTTTGCAAGGACATGCAACTTCTATATTTTCTCCTCTACTGTCCGAACCCCAGCCAGAG GTTAGGGCATCTGCTGTTTTTGCACTAGGTACCCTTGTCGATGTGGGATTTGATTCATGTAGAAGTGGTGGTGGAGATGAAGAATGTGATGATGATGACAAGTTTAGGGCTGAAGTTAGTATAGTTAGGAGTCTGTTAAGTGTTGCTTCAGATGGGAGTCCATTGGTGAGAGCAGAGGTAGCAGTTG CTCTAGCACGTTTTGCTTTTGGCCACAACAAGCACCTTAAATCTCTTGCTGCTGCATATTGGAAGCCTCAGACTAATTCTTTGATAAACTCCTTACCATCATTGGCTAATATTAAAGATACGGGTGGTGGATATCCTAAACAGAGCCAACATATGGCTCATGGTAGTATTGTTTCACCTCAAATTGGTCCTCTAAGGGTTGGGAGTGACAACTCTAAAGTAATTCGCGATGGGCGAGTCTCTTCAAGCAGTCCTCTTGCTAGTTCTGGAATCATGCATGGGTCCCCATTGTCTGACAATTCGTCTCATCATTCTGATTCAGGAATACTGAATGACGGTTTCAGCAATGGAGTGGTTAACAACTTTGGACCGAAGCCTTTGGATAATGCACTGTATTCGCAGTGTGTACTGGCTATGTGTACTTTGGCAAAAGATCCATCTCCGCGAGTTGGGAACCTTGGTCGCCGGGTACTGTCCATAATAGGTATCGAACAAGTGGTAGCAAAACCAGCGAAGCCTTCTGGTGTTCGTACTATTGAAGCTACCATTTCTCCTAGTCTTGCTCGCTCATCTTCTTGGTTTGATATGAATGGTG GACACTTGCCTCTAACCTTCAGAACTCCTCCAGTCAGTCCTCCTCGCACAAGTTATATAGCTGGAATGCGTAGAGTATGTTCATTGGAGTTTAGGCCTCACCTGATGACTTCCCCAGACACTGGACTGGCTAACCCACTTTTAGGATCTGGTGGAGCTTCTGGGACTTTTGATCGCAGTTTTCTTCCCCAATCAAATATATATAATTGGAGTTGTGGGCACTTCTCCAAACCACTTTTAACTGCTGCAGATGATAGCGAAGAAGTATTAGCTAAAAGAGAAGAGAGGGAAAAATTTGCATTGGAGCACATAGTGAAATGCCAGCACTCTG CTGTTAGTAGGTTAACAAATCCAATTGCTAAATGGGACATAAAGGGTACACAAACAGCATTGTTACAACCTTTCTCTCCTATAGTGGTAGCTGTTGACGAGAATGAACGTATCAG GATATGGAACCACGAAGAGGCAACACTACTCAACAGTTTTGATAATCATGATTTTCCGGATAAAGGAATTTCTAAGCTCTGCCTGGTGAATGAGCTTGATGATAGCTTGCTTCTTGCTGCGTCAT CTGACGGAAACGTTCGGGTTTGGAAAGACTATTCTCTGAGGGGGAAACAGAAGCTTGTCACTGCATTCTCTTCAATTCATAATCATAAACCTGGTGTGAGGAGTCTGAATGCAGTTGTTGATTGGCAACAGCAAAGTGGTTATCTG TATGCATCGGGGGAAATGTCATCAATAATGCTGTGGGATCTTGATAAAGAGCAACTTGTTAATACTATACCTTCATCTTCAGAGTGCAGCGTCTCAGCGTTG GCCGCTTCTCAAGTTCACGGGGGACAGTTTGCAGCTGGTTTTATAGATGGTTCCGTAAGACTATATGATGTCAGAACACCCGAAAT GATCGTATGTGGGTTACGGCCGCACACACAGAGAGTAGAAAAAGTTATGGGGATTGGCTTTCAACCTGGGTTAGACCCTGGAAAG TTGGTTAGCGCTTCTCAGGCCGGGGATATCCAATTCCTTGATATAAGAAATCACAGCAGTGCCTATCTCACCATTGAAGCTCACAGGGGCTCTCTCACTGCTTTAGCAGTACATAGACATGCTCCAATCATTGCCAGTGGTTCTGCCAAACAACTCATTAAGGTTTTCAGCCTTGAGGGTGACCAACTGGGAACCATTCGTTACTATCCTACTCTAATGGCCCAGAAAATCGGTTCTGTGAGCTGCCTAAATTTCCACCCATACCAATTACTACTTGCTGCTGGTGCTGCAGATGCATGTGTATGCATCTATGCCGACGACAACACTCAAGCAAGATGA